One part of the Glycine soja cultivar W05 chromosome 11, ASM419377v2, whole genome shotgun sequence genome encodes these proteins:
- the LOC114375479 gene encoding late embryogenesis abundant protein At5g17165-like produces MAANSSSRGITALGKRVANRIWTSNAPPLTSRRGAYSSGSVYDKNPDDEIQSGQVPDDVIQAATQSGKYWAPHPQTGVFGPPGGGDQTASAIHSDALEEKAWFRPTSLEDFEKPHTLP; encoded by the exons ATGGCCGCCAATTCCAGTAGCCGAGGGATCACCGCCTTAGGGAAGCGAGTCGCCAACCGGATCTGGACTTCCAACGCACCTCCTCTCACTTCAAG GAGGGGAGCATACAGTAGCGGCTCAGTGTACGACAAGAACCCTGATGATGAGATCCAGTCTGGGCAGGTCCCAGACGATGTGATCCAGGCGGCAACACAATCCGGCAAATACTGGGCCCCACATCCACAGACTGGGGTATTTGGGCCCCCCGGAGGAGGTGACCAAACTGCTTCTGCCATTCACTCTGATGCGCTGGAGGAGAAGGCCTGGTTTCGCCCCACCAGTCTCGAGGATTTCGAGAAGCCTCACACCCTTCCTTAA
- the LOC114377584 gene encoding protein PLANT CADMIUM RESISTANCE 10-like, giving the protein MKNQHGYVPPAYIPLGPSDSEAVDVSLLQRSSTNGSNQMQAQWSSGICACCDDMQSCCIGCLCPCFLFGKNADFLGSGTFLGSCVTHFILWSVVNTACCLLTDGLFWGLPGCLVSCYACGYRKALRSKYNLPEAPCGDFVTHFCCHPCAICQEYREIRERSGDCEATDLKLAVVTAPPIQTMHSDSKQ; this is encoded by the exons ATGAAGAACCAACACGGTTATGTGCCACCTGCTTACATACCTTTGGGGCCGTCGGATTCAGAGGCAGTGGATGTCTCTCTGCTTCAGCGTTCTAGTACCAATGGATCAAACCAAATGCAGGCTCAGTGGTCTTCTGGAATCTGTGCTTGTTGCGATGATATGCAGAGTT GTTGTATTGGTTGTCTTTGTCCTTGCTTTCTCTTTGGGAAGAATGCAGACTTTCTGGGTTCTGGAACTTTCCTGGGATCATGTGTGACCCATTTTATATTATGGAGTGTGGTTAATACAGCCTGTTGCTTATTAACTGATGGCTTGTTTTGGGGATTACCTGGATGCCTTGTTTCATGTTATGCTTGTGGCTACCGCAAGGCTTTAAGGTCAAAGTATAATTTGCCG GAAGCACCCTGTGGGGATTTTGTTACCCATTTTTGCTGCCATCCTTGTGCCATTTGTCAAGAGTACCGTGAGATACGTGAAAGATCTGGGGATTGTGAAGCCACAGACTTGAAGCTAGCTGTAGTTACAGCTCCGCCAATTCAGACAATGCATTCTGATTCTAAGCAGTAA
- the LOC114377583 gene encoding pentatricopeptide repeat-containing protein At5g42310, chloroplastic-like, with product MDIHSVFCSMQISLSYNRGNPLLRFSRAIVIQCSKKHNFLKSPNRWVRNKGVKDVGSEFDSKTKSIKTTLFRSPDIGENEELSSNLCSQLICECCKEGDLDRAMSLLSQMEAKGFHLSSTSYACLIEALGNVGRTSEADMLFKEMVCYGYKPKLNLYHSLLRGFLKKGLLGLANGVLKEMDDLGIWRSKETYQIFLDYYVGAGRLEDTWSTINEMKQKGFPLNSFMYSKVVGIYRDNGMWKKAIEVLEEIRERGISLDTHICNSIIDTFGKYGELDEALKLFKKMQKEGVRPNIVTWNSLIKWHCKEGDFMKAFHLFTDMQEQGLYPDPKIFVTIISCLGEQGKWDIIKKYFESMKIRGNKEYGAVYAVLVDIYGQYGKFQNAGECVQALKSEGVLVSPSIFCVLANAYAQQGLCEQVIMVLQIMEAEGIEPNIVMLNMLINAFGNAGRYMEAISVYHHIKESGVSPDVVTYTTLMKAFIRAKKFDEVPIIYKEMENDGCTPDRKARQMLQVALTVLERTNS from the exons ATGGATATTCACTCCGTTTTCTGCTCTATGCAAATTTCACTATCATACAATCGTGGTAACCCTCTTCTACGCTTCTCTCGTGCAATTGTTATCCAATGTAGTAAAAAACACAACTTTCTCAAGTCCCCCAATCGCTGGGTCCGAAACAAGGGTGTCAAAGATGTGGGCTCAGAATTTGATAGCAAAaccaaaagcataaaaacaacgCTTTTTAGGAGTCCTGATATTGGGGAAAATGAAGAACTTTCCAGTAATTTGTGCAGCCAATTAATTTGTGAATGTTGCAAAGAAGGAGACTTGGATAGAGCTATGTCTCTTCTATCTCAAATGGAAGCTAAGGGGTTTCACCTCAGTTCAACATCTTATGCTTGTCTTATTGAAGCCCTTGGAAATGTTGGAAGGACTTCAGAGGCTGATATGTTGTTTAAGGAAATGGTTTGTTATGGCTATAAACCCAAATTGAATTTGTACCACAGTTTGCTTAGAGGGTTTTTGAAGAAAGGTTTGTTAGGACTTGCAAATGGGGTCTTGAAGGAAATGGATGACTTGGGCATATGGAGGAGTAAAGAGACATATCAGATCTTTCTGGATTACTATGTTGGTGCTGGTAGGTTGGAAGATACTTGGTCAACAATCAATGAGATGAAGCAAAAGGGGTTTCCACTCAACTCATTTATGTATAGCAAGGTTGTTGGGATTTATAGGGACAATGGGATGTGGAAGAAAGCAATAGAGGTTTTGGAAGAGATTAGGGAGAGGGGGATTTCTTTAGACACTCATATTTGTAACAGTATTATTGATACCTTTGGCAAATATGGCGAATTAGATGAGGCGTTGAAATTGTTCAAGAAAATGCAAAAAGAAGGTGTGAGGCCAAACATAGTGACATGGAATTCACTGATTAAGTGGCACTGCAAAGAAGGTGATTTCATGAAAGCCTTTCATTTGTTTACTGATATGCAAGAGCAAGGATTATATCCGGACCCTAAGATCTTTGTCACCATCATTAGCTGCTTGGGGGAGCAGGGGAAGTGGGAcataataaagaaatattttgaaaGCATGAAAATCCGGGGAAACAAAGAATATGGGGCAGTTTATGCTGTTTTGGTTGATATTTATGGACAATATGGGAAATTTCAGAATGCTGGGGAGTGTGTACAAGCACTAAAGTCCGAAGGTGTGCTAGTTTCACCAAGCATTTTTTGTGTGTTAGCAAATGCTTATGCTCAGCAG GGCTTGTGTGAACAGGTCATTATGGTGCTGCAGATTATGGAAGCAGAGGGAATTGAACCAAATATTGTCATGCTCAATATGTTAATCAATGCATTTGGTAATGCTGGAAGATATATGGAAGCAATATCTGTTTATCATCATATAAAAGAAAGT GGTGTTAGCCCTGATGTGGTCACCTACACTACACTTATGAAGGCATTTATAAGGGCCAAAAAGTTCGATGAG GTTCCCATTATTTACAAGGAAATGGAGAATGATGGATGCACTCCTGATAGAAAAGCTAGACAGATGTTACAAGTTGCTTTAACGGTGCTTGAACGAACAAACTCATGA